The Anguilla rostrata isolate EN2019 chromosome 2, ASM1855537v3, whole genome shotgun sequence genome contains the following window.
tacagctggatatatgagCAATGCGGGTTAATACTTCCTCGACAACGCAGTGTCCTTACCGAATCGAACTCgactttaggttacaagccagTTCCTTACCAGTGCTACTCATCACTCCATTAATCAGTCTTTCAAAGGTTACATATGACAGCTGAGCTGATGTATTCTGTTCTGAAGGAAAACTGGCAATTCTATGGGGAAACTGgactctttttttaatgaaaagaacacacaaaagCGCAGTTTGTTTCCTCTTGTTTCAAAAGAcagtttattaaattatgtGACGAGTACAGATGGCACCTGAACAGGAGCCTTAACAAACACACTGAAGGACCAGGAGGTACGCAGCACACAACAGGTGTTTCCAAACCCATCTCCTCACAACGCCACCTTCACTCCTTATCGAGTGTTCACCTGtacgggcaaaaaaaaagaggtaaaacGTGTTAGAACTTCACCAGGACAACAATATGGAACATTGCAATTACACATAAAAACAAGGGTTCCACAAGAAGATATGAAGTTACAGGAGACAGGAGACTGCCACATCATACACCTTGAATAAACAACAACCAAAAGTCAGAAGCCATTTGGTTTTATAGCACGTTCTGCAAAATGGCTTTCGCATTTATGTCCGTGTTCCCATTAGCAGCGGAACGAAAGGCCCGTACCACGTCGTCGATCTTGAGGATGCTGCGGACCGTCTCCGTGGAGAGGGTCAGGGCGCTGATGGACACCAGCAGGGGCTggaccaccagctcctccaggatgTTGGAAATGcccccctgagagagagagagagagagaggcctcgCCCATTTAAATACAAGAACAACACATctgcacttaaacacacacaattgcactaacacacacatgcacacatccgCCCTTACACGACACACAGCTGcacttacaacacacacacacacctccacttATGAAACACACCCTTGCActtgcacacaacacacactcacacacatataattgcaccaacacacacacacacacttacccaacacaaacacacacacacacacaggcatgcatactCACACTAACTGCTGACACAGTCAGCCCGGTAAactccgcccccacccacctTGCGGACGTTGATCCCGGCGGTCTTCTCCCCCTGGGCGTGTCTGTTGCGCAGCTCGGTCACCGTGGAGATGGGGTTGAGGCCGGCGTTCTCGGCCAGTGTGGAGGGCACCACCTCCAGGGCGTCGGCGTAGGCGCGGACGCAGTAGGCCTCCATGCCGCTCAGCGTGCGGGCGTACTCCGCCAGCCGCAGCGCCAGCTCGATCTCCGGGGCGCCGCCCCCCGCGATCAGGGCTCTGTGGATCcgcgagagagagggacggggggtAAAACAACCAGGTTAGGCCCAAGAAAAACCAGGCGAGGCAAGTTCTGCTTTATTAACCAATCAGGGCTTAGTAATAACAGAGCAGCTCACACTAGttggggagagctgggggaGATTTCAAGAAGCAGGATTAATGAGTTAAGCTGGATATCTCTACCAAGTAAAACCCAGAACTGCTCTACTTCAGTCCACATTCCATACTGAGACAGTCCTGGGTTTTACCCCGCACAAGTTATCCGGCTAACTCGGTAATCCGGCTTTGTGAAACAAGGCCCTGGTTTAAGCAGCGCATTAGCGTACAGCGCTACAGAGACACTCCGGTCAGAGAGGATACCTTTTCTTCACCAGGCAGCGGATGACGCACAGGGCGTCGTGGATGGAGCGCTCGGCCTCCTCGATCACCAGCTTGTTGGAGCCGCGCACTACGATGCTCACCGTCTTCCCAGGGCTGGAGCAGCCCGTGATCTGAGCCAGCAGACACATTCAACTCAGCACCAGAATCAAGAGCACAGGGTGCAAACATGGCTACCGCTACAGGGACGCCATTCAAATGAACTGGGTTGCTAAGGGAAAGCCACTCAAATGAACTGGGTTGCTAGGACACGCAATATTTACAGACCAAAATCATAATTTGAGACTatgacaaatattaaaatggcaCGTATTCAACAGACTACATTGAACCGCACCAAAATTCACAACCTTAATTTGCATTGTGGACATGTATGTTTTGTTAGAGCAGCAGGTGTGACGAGTTTGAAGAACACATTTAGTGATAAAAGATCAATACCCTCTAATTAACTCAAACGCATTACCTTGATCAGCTTGCCAGATCCATCCAGACTGACTTCTTCAGCCAGTTCTGCAGAGCCCAGCATTTCTGGGGTGAACTGGTCGATGTGGGCAATGGGCTTGGTTCCTAGAGTCTGTACAGAAACGGACATGTTAGATCCGTCCACGTTTGAAATCCCCAAGATTTTCGGCAAAAAGCAGAAACCCTCCCTTTGCACGACCGagagaagccattttgttacctTGCAGATGAACTCAATGTCCTCCCTCTCAATGTCCTTGATGACCATGATCTTCATCTTGTTTAAGAAGTGCAGGGCCAGATCACTGAGGGCATCTCTGAAGAacagcaatatttaaaatggtcaCCTATAGCCAAGCTCTAACAgcatcacatgaccacacagcTGAGCTTGGGAAGCGgccattataaataaataaatgaatgaataaatacatttctagaATGTACTGAGATGGTTATTTCAGAGGTGAAGCAGTGGTTAAATTCTCACACAGTTAAAGCTCACCTGAGGATGGATTTCTGAATGAGTAACAGGTTGCAGCCGGccttcttgatctgtttgaccaGGTTGAGGATGTAGGCCCTCTCCTCACGCAGGACCCTGTCCATCTGCGCGTAGTCCGACACCACGATCTGGTTGTCCATCTGATcgatggaggagagagaaatcCAAAAATCAGCTCGTGCACAGCAATGCATTCAAGGGCCAAGTCACACAGAGAAACTGTTCACAAGCAAGACATAGCGCGGAACTGTTCACGAGCAGGTGACACTGCAAAACTGTTCACAGTTGGGTCACACCGAAGGAGGAACCGATGACAACACCCTCCACTGGTTCATGTTGTGTCCTCTACACTGCCCCTAACATTGATGTAAATCACATTCACGCTACATTCACATTGACTCACGTCAGTCTTCGGGGGGGACAGGCAGAACTGGATGAGGCCGATCTTGGCCTTCTCCACGCGGGAGACGCCAGAGTTGGCCACCTTTTGGGTCAGCACCAGTCCGTCCACCAGCTCGCAGTCATCGATGGTCCCTCTGGAGAAAAAGCACATTACTCAGCTTTAGTGCCCAAAAAACCACAGCCTTTCAATGAGACAATTCAGTTCTGCTTCGGATATGGATTTGGTTAAGCAAGTACTGAATCAGAGCTCCCACCAACACCACTGCCAGTTCCAGTCCCACCCTGATCACATGATCCTGATTTGTCAGAAGATTTTAGTGCCCAAAAAACCACAGCCTTTCAATGTGACAATTCAGTTCTGCTTTGGATATAGATTTGGCTAAGCAAGTACTGAATCAGAGCTCCCACCAACACCACTGCCAATTCCAGTCCCAccctgatcacatgaccctgaTTCGTCAGAAGATTTAACTGACAGTTACCTTATTGGCAAAGCACATCTGCCATATTCCTGCCATATTATGACTACAAAACCAAGACCAAACGCTCCTCCTCAGTATGACGAGCACAGGGGTGCACGCGCGCTCACCCCAGCTTCTTGACGATGTGGATGTCGCGCAGGTCGACGCCGGTGGCGGTGGCAGGATCGATGACCCTCATGACCGCGTCCACGCTCATGGGCGCCAGCAGGCTGGAGTACTGCGATACCACCTTCGAGCACAGCGAGGTGGTGGCGCTGTTGAGCAGCGTCTCCCGGTCGCTCAGCAACACGGGCTGGCTCATGCTGGTAAGCACCTCCACGCCCTTGTCCACCGCCTTCTGGAAGGACTCGGAGATGGTGGTGGGGTGGATACCTGCCCAGCGAGGGAACAAGGGAACTCACATTTACATACAGCTACGCACGTAACAGATGTGTTCATTCCAGAGCAAAGTGTACATCTAACATTTCCAAGACAAATGTGAATGGATGATCACAAAGGGTGTAGGTAGGAAATCGGCCCCCCTAAAATAATATTGCTCTGGGGCCCTTTtgataataaaacaaactgatttttttctagCTGTGGGCCTCGAGAACAGCCACCACCTTTCAACCACACTAGCGATGCCCCTGATGAGCGCTAACACATCCTTCTGTATAACACTCCCTATCTACATATATCCATTCCTGCTAGCATGGACAAGGCAGACAACGCTAATGATCCCCAAATATACTGGGGTTCCATGACTTCAGCACATTTGGCAATAATGTGTGTGATTGAGGTTGAGCTTGAGGCACTGGAAAAACGCACCTTTCTGGAGCAGCTTGGCACAGGCATCGAGCAGCGCGCCAGCGATCACAACCACAGAGGTGGTGCCATCCCCAGCCTCGATGTCCTGGGCCTTAGACAGCTCCACCAGCTGCAGggaacggggcgggggggcggtccAGGAAAAACAGTCAGCCTTATTAAGTTTCTAAATTTCAACTTCAAACATTTCAGAACATATGGCACCGGTTTAATTGCTAAACAGAATACAACCATAGTCGCCCCCACACCTCTACATATCTCAGACTAGAAGCAAACTGATGCTTAGACTAAACCTTCAAACGTACCACACTTCCATTTTAGATAAATACATACAACAGACTAACTACTTTTACCTGATGGGATTTTCACTTTTAAAGAAACAATTCAAGATGGATGCAGACTGCTTATAGTCACAGAAAATGGTACTTAGGAAGGAGTCACAACAACATGAATACCCACCATTTTAGCTGCTGGATGGAGAACCTGCATCTGCTTGAGGATAGTGGCTCCATCGTTTGTGATGGTGACGTCACCCTTGCCATCCTGGATCTATGAATATATCAAGAGCACAGATCACTATTGGTCACCACAACAGCATACCGGATTATGAAACGAATGATAATTCACAGTATTTTACCATTTTGTCCATGCCCTTGGGTCCCAGGCTGGTCCTGATGGCATCGGcgacagctgtcaatcacagagaaGACATTACTTCAGCATCCCCGCCCATCTGTATGTGCGTCCAGCCCCAGGACGACGGCAATTCGTTTAGATCAGTTAAACAAAGCCTCTTAACATGACTGTTAAGCTATTGCACCTTTTCAATGAAAGCCAGATTCTACCGGCTGAGATTTACAGTTTCTGAAAAAGCCGACTGCAATGCACTGGCAGTCGGCCGTAGTAAAGTCATTTTAGGTCTACTGGACGGAAGAAAGAGGAAGACGCACAGTAATGACAACGCAGATTATGCTAAAATGGATGATGCTTAGGGAGAACAGGGCGAATACATAAAGCTAGCCTGCACGGGGTTCCAACAACCGTTATCTCGGCGAAATTGCGGAGATAGAACATGCTCGTCACGGCAGAACTGAGACAattggttagctagctaaactaCATTGCCCATGCCATGTTCTACCGCCCATTCATCCACGCTACCGTTAAGTATCTAGCACAGATTACCAGTGTCACATAGTAACGCATGCGTCAACAACTTCTGTCACCAACAGGCGAAAGAGAAAAGGCCAatctactgtaaataaaaatacatattaattcGGCATTTACCTTTTCCAGCGGAAATGTTACTGAACCGAATTTGGGCCGGCTTATCACGGTCTACATAGGTACCCCCTTTGTTTTTCCCACCGGAGGCTCTTGGGGCTGCGATGGCTTCGGgcatgattatttattttagttcacAAATGTTAAAGATGTTTAAAGGATGGGAACGGATGAATGCCGGATCCCCTGGAGTGTCGCCTTATATCGGATGGCTTCGGATTCGGTCTCAGTTCTATCTCCGTTAATTGTAATCGCCTCCGCGCTTCAGAATGTTCCAGAGCCACCGGCTGCGACAACAAGCGAAAGGACCCTCTGCAAAATTGATGACGCATAGTTATGACGAAATATGCTGTCCATGAATTTGCCCTGTGCCTCGCCTGAGCTTTATCTAATGCTCATTAAAGGTTCTTATTATATGTAATATAATACATACACTATTTATAAACTCTCACATTATACAAAATGTAGGTTCTCGCCAATTCATAATTCCTGTCTCGGTggaccaaaaatatttttcccttaAAAGGTGGCAAAAACAGCGgggcattttaatttcagaggCGTGGCGCTTATGCTCCTTGCTTACTCCATGTGTACTATGTAACGCCtattatttgtttatctttaattTAATCGTGCACATTGTCATGTAACAACACATTACACGAATAAATATATGTGCTCATTGTAATTCTATGTatgtcataaaaatattatatgatATTTTGGAATTCCTTAGTTCTACACAGTTACTTTCTACTATTCAAAGTATTGTGATTTTCAATTTCGTGTTGCAGttatattgtatttaatatACATTTGGAGAATAAACATTGGGATTCTATAAGAAATTGTCTTATGGATTTGctaaactatattaaatattgtaTCTGTGGTATTTGTGAAATGTGCACTTTGTGCACACAAAATACGAGAAGATACGAGAATACAATGTATGGCCTtcagcaaggcacttaacctgcattgcttcagtacatcaAGCTGTAAAAATGGGTTGCTTTGTAATTTGTCATGCACACGGTATTTGTTAAATTAGGAATGATATTGGAATAACTTAAGTAAACATTCTTTATGCACAAACTGAACATATTTACGGTCGAAGGATGTCAGATTTGAGCAAAAACTACAAGTGGTGGAAGCACTAGtagaattatgaattatgacaGCTATTACAGTACCAAAGCACACATGATGCAATGTGCTTTTCCCAAGACAAATAACGTTTACTGTCTTTTTATTTGCTTAGATGTCCGTCTAGTGGGTCGGCTAATTATAGGAAAATGGGCTCAAAACCATAAACCATAGACATAGGCATATATATACACGAGAGAGTCTTCCAGTTCTGTGAGGCTGTGATCAGTTCACGTGCTCTTTCCACGCCCATGCGCAATCACATGACATTGTCAACGTGACCCGGATACAGGCTCGCAGACATGGCGGACGTAGACAGTTCGAAGTCGCTGAACGGCTTGCTAAATGGGATCGCTCAGATAGTGTACTATAACAATTCAGAAATTTCAGAGGAGCTTTTGAAAAATGAGCTGTACCCCGATTTGTCACAGGAGGAGTTTCACGTTTTACTCGAGAAGATGAAAGGTCTTTTGAAGGTAGCTAGTTAGCgttacatttttgtgttgtatacagatgtttacattttaacGTTTTTATGTGCAAACatgattgtttgtttgtcttgataaaatgtatttcctgttgTGTCACTTCATGTAAGGTGGTCATAATGTAGTTTACACAATTAGATAAAATATAAACGAATGCCCTAGGAATGCCAATGCACTGTTGCGTTTAGTGGTCTTAGCGGTGCCCATCGGTGCCAGTCCAATAATCTGCATGCATTGCAGCAAGATTTGTTTTATGGTTGCAGGTTGTAAATAGCGACATGCATCGCAAACCTGACCCGACAACCCTACAACTGCTGCTTCTTCACTTAAACCTAAATAACTGCAAATGCAGATGCACACTTTGCATGGGCATAGACAAGCCACACTGCGTTTATTTCCTTTGGAGATCTTACTTTGCACACCTCATGTATCGTTTATGCCTGCTACTATACCGTTCATCCAAAATAGTTCCCCGTAATTGGTACATGCTTGCTTGTGTGATGTAGCGGTGGATTTTCTTGCcaattgtttttgctttttaatgtgaCCACCGGGCGGCAGCACTAACACACGCTATGCGTTCCCTGCTTTCACTTTAGGATCCTAGGATCTCAGTTTACAGATCCAAGTAATCTGATGGTTGTACAGTTTAAGTCTCTTTCCGTAATAAGTCTTGTTGTACTGGCGTCACTGAACGCAGGGTATCACCTTGCTGATGTTATTTCTCTCGTCTTCATGTAAAAGCACAATCTGAAATTTCTCCTTAGTGCAGAAAAAAACCCCTTTGCCCTACAAATTTGCtattccatttctgtttctgtcctctttatatgtatgtacatatatgctCACTCACCGAGTCATGTTTGGCAGgctgaagattctccacaagggggagctattaGCACTCATGGTGCTTCTCATCAATAACTCTGTGTGTCCTTATCCGTCTCCCCGTCCCCTGTCTAGTCCATAGCCTCGGCGGACATGGACCAGGCCCAGCTGGAGGCCTTCCTGACGGCCCAGTCGAGGAAGCAGGGCGGCGGTGGGGTGAGCCCCGAACAGGCGGCTTCCCTGTCCAAGTTCTGGAAGAGCCAGCGGGCCCGGGTTCGAGAGAGCCTGCTGTCCCAGAGCCGCTGGGAGCCGGGGCTCCGAGGCCTGAGCTGGAGGGTGGACCTGCCGACCtccgccagcagggggcagcctGTCAACGCCCCCGTCGCCGTGGTGGAGCTGGAGATGGGCCGGACTGGAGAGGTATGGGCGGGGCACTGCGGGTCAAGGGGCATGGTCAGTGCAGGTCAAGGGGTATGGCCAAGTCATTTGGCTCAAAAGTGCAGGTCCAAATAAACAGGACCAGAGATTTTGAGTTGAAGATTTGGGTACAAATTTGACCTTCTGGCTCAATGTGACGCCCTCAGCTGTGGGAATGCAGCTATTTCAAGTCACTTCCtcttgtaaaatattaaaattgcgCTGTTCTACCAGCGTATATAAAAATCACATCCACATGCAAgcatggtgggggggcgggttgagggtgaaaggcaaattgcagaATGGAAAAATGTCCCACACACAGTTTAGTTATGCTAAAGTAAGTTTATTAACCACAGTCACAAAGACAACACTTCAGTCAGGTAAAGTCTTCATCAGGACAGTCAGCAAAGCAAATTATGATGTGGCTTTTCACAGTGGATTAGAAGCATCCTCCCCTTCTCTGGTATCGGAAGCTGCTCTTCAGCTATTTctccattgggggggggggagggagggggtattGTCatccacatcccccccccacacgaaAAACAGTCAGACTAATATAATTTAACAATATTGGTCGCACGTGCAAGGTGCTTAATTgaggattcatttttttttttttaagggaggCTTATAAATTAAGATTTGTATCGTTTTTTCGTCGCTGCGCTCCGTTTAGCGACAGCACGGGAGGGGAACGTGGGCCGCGATAAAACGAACCTTACGGAATACTGCCCTTTAagggtgaggggaaaaaatagcaaAGTTGCGTgggatttatttctttatttacctATTTAATCATTCACTCATTccttcattcagtcattcatttgtagctgttgttgttgttatcttTAGCACTGTAATTGTCTGGCCTGAACTGAAACGGTGTTTTAATTGCTGTGGGCGCCGCCAGCGTGTTTGATATAAAAGCCACAGATCTCAGTAATGGCCAGTTAGCCTGCATCAAAGCTTTCGTTACTGGGTTACTGGGGCCTGTGTTTCTGCAGTCTGCTTGTTCTgactgctgtttctttttttcagaccaCGTGTTTGCGGACCAGCTCTCCGAttatgttctgctttttttctttcgcaAACAATTTCCTCAGACAGGCTGGCCTTCAGTCTCAATTCCCTGTTCCACTCCATTTTGACATAAGAATCCTCCATTTTTGGTCTGACTTTATTGACATGTACTCCTGTTTTGTGGTGAAATTAAAAGTAGCTGATGAATTTGACAGATACTTTGGCAAAATTAAGGCAGGAACCCCAGATGTaacctgtgtttttgtttgttgttttcggGATCGagtgctgtaatttttaaaaatattgttgcacggtgtgtgtgtgtgtgtgtgtgtgtgtgtgtgtttgtggtgacCTTCTCACCCTATGAGAAGGGCTTAATGTTCTTTAAGTCCagctcatttttttttgaagcgaTTTATCGAGATGGAATTTTAAGTCAGGTGGAAAATGAGCACATTCCACCGACGGAACCCGCGGTTCAGTAAATGACTCCgcataactaaaaaaaaaagcctctttcAGTTGCCACAGCAGCGAGTCGCTTTAATCTGCCCGTCGTATTGTGTGCGGCTCTCCTGAACTGGCGTTTCTGGTTCTCGACATCACTCGAGCGCAGCGTGTGGGGGTAACGGTGCAGGCGTATCGTTGTCGAGACGcggacagaaaagaaaaacacggcGGTTTCGTCGTGTCACTGTTTCGTCGCGAACCGAGCGAGAAAAAAGCAGCTAGCGGCTAGCGACATCTTTGGCGGAATGCTGTCGTGATGTGGGCAACATTAATTAGGTCACAGCTTGCGGTGGTGCGCAGTCAGCTCTTTGGGGTTGGCCTCCCATCAGCGTCACTGAGTTTCACTGATGATGAGGCTGGCCCCCTATGAGCCTGACATATGGCTATAAATACATCAACGTGTTGCCCTGGCATGAGCAAGCGATGTTCTCTGTAGCGGTCTGTGGTCTAGTTTTTCCAAGAATTTATGGCCAAGTTTTTTGCATCCTTTTTGGAAGAGGATGAACGTGAATTTGATGCCGACTGGACCCGGCGCACACCGCCGTACGtctgctgccccctgcctgTGTGGATGACC
Protein-coding sequences here:
- the cct4 gene encoding T-complex protein 1 subunit delta, which gives rise to MPEAIAAPRASGGKNKGGTYVDRDKPAQIRFSNISAGKAVADAIRTSLGPKGMDKMIQDGKGDVTITNDGATILKQMQVLHPAAKMLVELSKAQDIEAGDGTTSVVVIAGALLDACAKLLQKGIHPTTISESFQKAVDKGVEVLTSMSQPVLLSDRETLLNSATTSLCSKVVSQYSSLLAPMSVDAVMRVIDPATATGVDLRDIHIVKKLGGTIDDCELVDGLVLTQKVANSGVSRVEKAKIGLIQFCLSPPKTDMDNQIVVSDYAQMDRVLREERAYILNLVKQIKKAGCNLLLIQKSILRDALSDLALHFLNKMKIMVIKDIEREDIEFICKTLGTKPIAHIDQFTPEMLGSAELAEEVSLDGSGKLIKITGCSSPGKTVSIVVRGSNKLVIEEAERSIHDALCVIRCLVKKRALIAGGGAPEIELALRLAEYARTLSGMEAYCVRAYADALEVVPSTLAENAGLNPISTVTELRNRHAQGEKTAGINVRKGGISNILEELVVQPLLVSISALTLSTETVRSILKIDDVVNTR
- the commd1 gene encoding COMM domain-containing protein 1 is translated as MADVDSSKSLNGLLNGIAQIVYYNNSEISEELLKNELYPDLSQEEFHVLLEKMKGLLKSIASADMDQAQLEAFLTAQSRKQGGGGVSPEQAASLSKFWKSQRARVRESLLSQSRWEPGLRGLSWRVDLPTSASRGQPVNAPVAVVELEMGRTGEDSEFLCLEFDEAKVNQVLKKMAEIQESIDRVVHQS